One window of the Oncorhynchus mykiss isolate Arlee chromosome 5, USDA_OmykA_1.1, whole genome shotgun sequence genome contains the following:
- the LOC110519481 gene encoding golgin subfamily A member 6-like protein 6 produces the protein MREDIHDLDLAHWRLARETWRTERGNMREIKALYGEIFRLHQLLEEIGVDKGVIKQRSTSSIICPVSPTLPAFPWYNHHRYLANSQSEPDQHAAGTQKDPPKKHSIFPPLDTQSCTSPDKWPHSPSKTSHPHASHRFAVPSHLLAPGHPARMRQTHPQVHPRSPLTGQAKVKDEVKRQETASSEELSEEVQRRGAEIASMYKAQLKERMAQKRKEEILKKMANSDDKNDDSEASCSSAVKQSNIPATAPERPDSPEATPVAAREDTQGDTQQDLAEVVNVLKRQSSDLYLPDDVCEESLTWKSIYEELCPLAHRVNTEADYIKALRVITENAVTPSCSSEDDVSQSVSEDTSQEGSSESEESMSGQQQRCLHRDPYGKRDRKEIDSGKREGRFATANAMSMMASRGIEELNAMSYADRIKYFKYEAKRNEEMMKIERRKEKARDEELKKWEKRQKKLNEEERKRTENMEKNKLEEQRKREKAEMKLKIEHEKKRQEQEKKREKKERKQQEMQQKARAKEEKKRAEEEKKMEKQRMEEERNRGKERMKVLEMQQKARKKEEKRRKEEQKRRLKIQQEQEKEEQKRQTRIRDEDKKRAELQRIKDHEARFKMEMEKLYEREERNAQIEREKRRALCQKKGQTQRAKQVVAYEVTASTSDASVRREEREQRPETAHAQSAKRRTRKKQKKEADEASTTFE, from the exons ATGCGGGAGGATATCCATGACCTTGACCTCGCCCATTGGAGATTGGCTAGAGAGACATGGAGAACTGAGCGAGGAAACATGAGGGAGATTAAGGCGCTGTATGGAGAAATATTTAGGCTGCACCAACTCTTGGAGGAG ATTGGGGTGGATAAAGGGGTGATCAAGCAGCGCTCCACCTCTTCCATTATTTGTCCCGTCTCCCCGACACTGCCAGCTTTCCCCTGGTACAACCACCACAGgtacctcgccaacagccaatcgGAGCCTGACCAGCATGCTGCCGGCACCCAGAAGGACCCACCTAAGAAACACTCAATCTTTCCCCCTCTGGACACACAGAGCTGCACCTCCCCTGATAAATGGCCTCATTCTCCGTCCAAGACGTCACACCCACACGCTTCACACCGATTTGCTGTCCCATCCCACCTCCTGGCTCCCGGCCATCCTGCCCGGATGAGACAGACCCATCCGCAGGTCCACCCCAGGTCCCCATTGACTGGCCAGGCAAAGGTCAAGGATGAGGTTAAGAGGCAAGAGACTGCATCGTCTGAGGAATTGTCTGAGGAAGTTCAACGGAGAGGAGCAGAAATTGCAAGCATGTATAAAGCACAGCTGAAAGAGAGGATGGCCcaaaagagaaaggaagagattCTGAAGAAAATGGCAAACAGCGATGACAAGAACGATGACAGTGAGGCCTCCTGCTCCTCTGCAGTAAAACAATCTAATATCCCTGCCACAGCCCCCGAGCGCCCGGACAGCCCAGAGGCCACGCCAGTGGCCGCCCGAGAGGACACTCAGGGGGACACCCAGCAGGACCTGGCAGAGGTTGTGAATGTGCTCAAGAGGCAATCATCTGATCTATACCTGCCTGACGATGTTTGTGAGGAGTCACTCACATGGAAATCCATTTACGAGGAGCTGTGCCCGCTCGCTCACAGAGTGAACACAGAAGCTGACTACATCAAGGCGCTTCGCGTCATCACTGAGAATGCTGTGACTCCCTCGTGCTCGTCTGAGGATGACGTGTCTCAGAGTGTGAGTGAGGACACAAGTCAGGAGGGGAGTAGTGAAAGTGAGGAGAGCATGAGTGGACAACAGCAGAGATGTCTACACAGGGATCCTTATGGTAAGAGGGACAGGAAGGAGATTGATAGTGGTAAAAGGGAAGGGAGATTTGCAACCGCCAATGCAATGTCTATGATGGCGAGCCGAGGGATAGAAGAACTTAATGCCATGAGCTACGCAGACAGGATCAAATATTTCAAGTATGAGGCTAAGAGAAATGAAGAGATGATGAAGATTGAAAGGAGGAAGGAAAAAGCCAGGGACGAAGAGCTCAAAAAGTGGGAAAAGAGACAGAAGAAATTGAATGAGGAGGAAAGGAAAAGGAcagaaaatatggaaaaaaacAAGTTAGAGGAGCAGAGGAAAAGGGAGAAGGCAGAGATGAAACTAAAGATCGAACATGAGAAAAAGAGACAAGAgcaagagaaaaagagggagaaaaaagaaagaaagcagCAGGAGATGCAACAGAAGGCCCGTGCAAAAGAAGAGAAAAAGAGGGCAGAGGAAGAGAaaaagatggagaaacagaggatggaggaggagaggaacaggggaaAGGAGAGAATGAAGGTGTTGGAGATGCAGCAAAAGGCAcgaaagaaagaagagaagaggaggaaagaggaacaGAAAAGGAGATTGAAGATACAACAGGAACAAGAGAAGGAGGAACAGAAAAGGCAGACAAGGATACGGGACGAGGATAAGAAGAGAGCAGAGCTTCAAAGAATAAAAGATCACGAGGCCAGGTTCAAGATGGAGATGGAGAAACtgtatgagagagaagagaggaatgcACAGATTGAAAGAGAAAAGAGGCGTGCGCTGTGTCAGAAaaaaggacagacacagagagcaaaACAGGTGGTGGCATACGAGGTCACAGCGTCTACATCTGACGCCTCTGTgcggagggaagagagagagcagcgtCCAGAGACCGCTCACGCACAGTCTGCAAAGAGGAGAACAAGGAAGAAGCAGAAGAAAGAGGCGGACGAGGCATCGACAACTTTTGAGTAG